aGTGACGCGAGTCTTGTGACATAACCCACTGAGTGGTAACACTTGAATCTTTGATGTGACATCCTCCTTTGATACCTTACTCTTTGGCTCTCTTCTCttgagcccctttcacacatgcagacctttccggaaaattaccggcaattttccggaaaggttgtatgtgtgaacaggtcctttttgaaaataccggtaaattcgttctggctattttccagaaagagaagttgtaacattcccggtaatttgccggaatgctgcgctgtgtgaatgcagaaggaagattgccggaaagaacgcgtgcacgtctagaacgtgctgacgtgagacacctgctttagccaatcagaacagtcagacgcatttagcttagcgtgtgcctgtgaaacagcctgtgagcgccagcacacgcacatattatgaacatctcgacatgccaaagtgatcctccatatgttttcttcGAAGTTGTTCGAAGAACTGTTCACAATACTGTATTGTTCACAAttttgatcatccacagagtttgtaatgtagtaaaatgtttacaaatacaagcgcagccgtttaaggctcatttgtggtaaatgatgtcagaatttaccggtattttggaatggatttgTGAaaggtcttttctggaaaatttccgtaacgtcctcgcctgtgtgaacagcgcttttttgaatataccggtaaagtcgttccggaaattttctgcATATTTACCGGTataactgtgtgaaaggggctttgaTCTGTATTACAGATTATCTCTTGTCATCTGCTTTTATATGCAGTCACAGGAGCTCTCGTTTccctttttttcctgtttataccACATCATTccccttcatgtttgtcagtatgtTATCGATCATTTGTGTGCATATTATTTTGTTACTCACCCTGTATGTTTCCAAGACCACCAGTGAGTGAGTGTCTGGTTGTTTTTTCCTACGGCACTTCCTCAGCGCTCACCCGACCTGGTGTTTACTTTGACTTTTGGTTTTTCCAAGACTCGCTTCTCAATAAAGACTTGCATTTGagctcactcttttttttttaactcgtgACACAcgtattttctttctcatttgtgtttaaaggtctttagattttggcatgatgtctagctttgaggctttttttggtctacttcactttgtcagaaaGGTCCTATTTAGGTGTTTTCTTGATTGCGAACGTGTGTGGTAGTAATCAGGtctgggtgtggctagagaactTGAAGCAGGTGTGATAAATTAAAATTGTTCTAATGGGAATTTCTTTTTTCACACAAGTCTGTGTAGTTCAGTATTTTGTCTTCAATTTAAGAATAAAAACCTTGATTTAAAAACTGcacaatgtgtttaattgtgttatctttgactaatatttacatttgtttgatgatctgaaacagttAAGTGTTAGATTTCTGCTTTGCATTTGTTACAGATTACATACCTCTAGAACATTTGTCATTTAAAGGTGCAGATTTAAAGCTTTATGCAGATAttatacatgtgtcatatatgtcTATGATGCAAATATTAGCAGAGATTCAGCTGTTTTTCTAACaggtttaccagtcaggcacagaatgaaaaAGCATTCCCCATCTGCTttacaagttttacaaaaacaaactgttttgttGTGATTACGAATATATACAAATAGAAACtggccatttacagctttcaaatttaTGTctcatcaatatgaccaaaatgatcTGGGATTAATCATATgagaatctgcttaaatgtgtatctGTGTAATGGACTCCAGGAGGTAAATATGACAAGATCAATCTAAATATGATCTGCTTTgtctttacatttaatgtgcatcaaaattaagatttgtgtagccaatgttttcaCTTCCTTTTCACTGAGTTTTATGATTTACTAAAaagtaaacttatttttatttcagacctaattaaagactacgaggagagtaaagaggaggaacatcatgtcaaaattgaggacaaaactcatttagagactgattgtgtgttaaaagtgagagacaagagttgtttcacctgcactcagtgtgacaagagtttggcaagcaaaagcaaattaaagactcacatgaggatccacactggagagaaaccattcacatgcactcagtgtgggaagagttttagcaaatcatcatcgctttatagacacatgaagatccacaccggagaaaaaccattcacttgcactcattgtgggaagagtttcaaccactcATCAttccttaatctacacatgaggatccacactggagagaaaccattaacatgccctcagtgtgggaagagttttagcaaatcatcgtcgctttatagacacatgaagatccacaccggagaaaaacctttcacatgcactcagtgtgggaagagttttaactgctcatcatcccttaataaacacatgaggatccataccggagaaaaaccattcacttgcactcagtgtgggaggagtttcagcctatcaacatcccttaatcaacaaatgaggatccacactggagagaaaccattcacttgcactcagtgtgggaagagtttcagcctatcaacatcccttaatcaacacatgaggatccacactggagagaaaccattcacttgcactcagtgtgggaagagtttcagcaaatcatcatcccttaatctacacatgaggatccacactggagagaaaccattcacatgccctcagtgtgggaagagtttcagcctatcatcaaaccttaatcaacacatcatgatccacactggaaagaaaccattcacatgcactcaatgtgggaagagttttagccaatcatcataccttaaaAACCACATGAAGATTCACACTAGTGTAAAAGAGTATGTGTGCttggagtgtgagaagacttttattacagctgcagaattgaaacggcaccagaggattcacactggagaaaaaccgtacaagtgttcacactgcagtaAGAGGTTTACTCACTCAGGAACCCTGAAAAAAcatcagaggattcacactggagataaactgtagacatgatcagtgtgtactagggttgggtaccgaaacccggtgccattatagcaccggtaccttggTAACTGGTATGTACCGGTATTAAATCAGTGTATGAATTTCGGTGCTGCGGGATGGACGTGAGGGGTGCATGAAAAAAGGCACATATAGGCGTTGCGTCACagcatcactaaacatttaattctaaacaactttgaggaataccgACAGCGATATCAGGCGATTGTTATTGTCGCTATGGAACAGACGCACGCAACGTGCAGAGTACAGAGCATTTAGCCTGGAACCAGTGGTTTTCGGTGAGCGAGAGCGACACTCTTCAGATCAAcatgcatgatcacgttcatccaatttgcttaaactaagcattctaaagcgtattttacaagcaaggattcttacacagcaactgtctttacaaaagtgtgtgtaagggggaaacatctcaaacttaatgacacatttggggGCTCAAAGGCAGAGCCTCTCTCGCGTGCTTTAGGTCCCTCCGGCACTCGCTTATGCTCGCTCCCTCTGTTTTCTTGGCACTATGCTATCTCTGTGACGGAGCTGCGCGCATCAGTTCCCCGCACTCGTCAGAAGTTGATGCCCAAATTGACACAGggaataaaaagattaaacttcaGGTATGTTGAtgttgtgaaacactatcaaaatgtccactgttgatgatattagacttctgttttcaatagcgattttaactcttaatataggaagtcctcggctatgcagagaccattattaatcagaaatctagtgtacatagtttaacattaggaaatgcagtcttgaatttaaaaacagtcagcttttattcatgaaataaacaataagaaataggacttattttgactccagaataattatgttttaggaaacactgtaaaagttttcaaaaagaatattttaaatgaatgggagggcaaaataaaattacttcaactgtaggcatgttaaagtttacaggtgcagcaatgtgccatgatgtacttgaatgttagaaatgtgttctcctacaTCAGTACAACGTtgcttgtcaaataaatgaacaaggaagattattttgagtaagttatttaattatcttgtttatgaagactgcagagtgatgcatgaaaataaatgacttccaataatgttttaagtattttgtgatatatatgttaaaatgtgctcctaaaagtatgtggcccctgcccgccccccacatgttaatagtaagctaatgtcatttcataatgcaaattttaaatttatgcttaccaacaaatgatcaaaggaaatgtattaatgtaatacaatattaattgatgtttactttaaactgtaattatgttgttctattaaaataattttttaaaaatcatttgtcaaataaaatatttttgaagagtcgtccaccatcattttgtggctaaaaagtgtcGATTCAGGCACCATTTTGGCACcagtatcgttttaaaagtagcaatttagcaccggtatcgaaaaaccaaacgatacccaaccctagagtttcactcattcggcgcagcttaagaaacacatgggATGGTTTCCGGTATGGTGTTGACACATGTAGCAGGATAGAAAGAGCGCTCCCATACACACTGGTATTAATGTATCAAAATGTTTTGATATCTATATatcaaaaaagtaaatacattgtacttactgtgttcataatgtcttTTAGAACAATTCTGATACTCTGAAGGTGAAATACAGCTAAGGTGGGGATAGGTTTAGGGGTGGATTTGGGGGTGTAAAAAGTAATATTCCCTAAATTGTATCATGTGTCACAATATACACAGTAACTATATTGAAACAAATTAGTTAAAGCACTTAATAAAAAGAGGGATCAATCTTTTTGTGACATTTGTTTCAGTTTTTACTTTGGTGTAATGTATATGTAACTTTAATGTATATACAGAAATACCTTTTTGTATAGCACTCCATAAAAGGtattaatttaaagaaaaaatctcTGAGAGGGTATATTAATTTccgctgagcactgtgtgtgtgtgtgttctgcacttATTTCTACATAAATTAGTACACTTCTCAcaaatgtcttttaaataaatagttttgccTTGTGTTATACTGTGCCTACACATAGCTTACTATAAATTGCAGagtgaaaatgtataaatgtgttagtttgtgttctgtggtacaaacatttaaaaaaaaaacaattttgtatGTATCTATGCTGCAAATGCACACTTCAATGGCTCTGATGTGAGCCATAAAACTCCTGAAGAACCagaaatgcatttattacatttaaatcattaatatatttcttattagttttttcaaatacaaacattcaaacaATTTTGCAGAGGGATTTAGTGGCTGCAGATATGACGTAAAATACTGTAAGTGGTTATCTTTGTGCGGAAGTCTTTACTCTAGGTTAacagaaaaaatgtattataatacaattcaaaaaataaaaataaaacaaaatacaatgtcAAAATGTGGGTTTAAACATGTGCTGAGTTAAAGTagatttaaaacaacaaacaaaaacaagacatgcaCCGAAAATAGCAACAACAGCAGTAGACAActctctttttaaaagcattcctTTTTTATAACCCACTGTATTTTACAAAAAGTGATTTAATGGCTCCCAGGAGTCTTTCCATTTCATCCCACTGTAAATCAGTAAAagacatttaattataattatttttacagGATAGGCTGTGGtatttaaattaacaatttttaTAAGTAATTTGCTGCAAACACAGATATATTAGTTAaagattattacaattttaagctTTGAAAAAAGGTTATCTTCACTTTACATTATTATCTACAAGAAAAATTGTTAACATCAAAAAACTTTCATAGTTTGTTCAACATATTTCCACCACTGTATGACAGAATTATATTGTGTATTTGTGACGCTTACCATCCAGAACACGGCTTTCCATCTGACTCTGGCCTCTTCAACACCCTTTAAGAACATGAGCATTGAGCAACATTAACTGTGAATTATTTGAACATTTAGCATAATTGTTTGACCTAGCCACAACAATATCTATTATATGAAATATCTAGAAAGTCAGCATAATTgtccaaaaaaaatttttaatgtcAATGTCACACAATCAAGTACTTTCAAAGAAGCAgcttgtcacggttgcaggtttgtgcgctcttccggaatgtctgtgtgatcatgtgggtttgttttgtttttgtggcccacgtgtaattgttttggtcacgtggcaTGACGGCACTCCGTTGGATTGATTGTTCGCCAGCTGATTCACATTATCGTGCCTATATAAGTGCTACGTGTTATgtgttcattgtcagttcgttatgtgtgctattctgtctgtgctcaggaccgtgaggagtTTCTTCTAGAGCCTGTTTTCCTGCTTGATCCCTGCCCTGTTCTCCTTGCCCTAGCACCGCACTCATTTGTTGCACCTGtttttgagtttgactgtgtcaaataaatactttttgttcACTCGCACATTGGATCTATCTGACCATTTATTTGAGTGTGACACAGCTAGATTGGCTTTGGTTGTAGAAGGCATTGAAAGCAATGTTAAAGTTGTCTGGAAACGTGCTGACACAATGCCTGACATACCATGTTACGCACATACCAAATATTACAGTTAACAGTGGATCAAACCAGTAGGACTAAATTCATGTTATATTAGTTGTGATCAGATTAAAATGATTGTGCtcattatgaaattaaattatgttttagagGCAAAAAATCAATATTTTCAGATATGCCTGGTGTTCTAATGATTTCAACTACCACTATAAATACCCACACATTATAAGCTAAATCCCGCTTAAATTAAAGAGAACTACGGgataaatctttttatttttataaaattatatatttttttacttaagtaaattcaaacataaaaaagtggTCTTACTTCTTTGGACATCCTCCTTTTCACAATCCTGTCATATGGAAAGGTTTTCTGGTTGGAATGTACTTGGCATTCTGCAGCAGAAATATATAGCTCTTACTTACAAAAACTAATATTGCAGGAAAATTCAGAGAGCAATGAGTCTGATATAAATACTGTGAAACATGaaaatttgaaatgtaaaatgCTTTCACTCattaaacattctttttttttttttttaaatagttttatagtttgttttatattcaaattttaatgtaaattttaatttatagtaacatttacatttacaccaAATGAGAGAACAGCATATTTTGTATAGCatatttcaaacacatctttttttttctgttttactgtaaaaaaaaatgtgtagagTATAACATCAACTTTGGGTAATGCAGTGGTAGTGGTAGGTagtgctcacagcaagaaggtcgctggtttgaacctcggctcagttggcatttctgtgtggagtttgcatgttcttccttgtgttcacatgggtttcctccaggtgctctggtttcccccacagtccaaagacatgtggaacaggtgaattttgtaagctaaattgtccatagtgtatgtgtgtaaataagtgtatggatgtttcccagtgatggattgcagctggaagggcatccgcttcgtaaaaacgtgctggataagttggcggttcattctgctgtggcgactctggattaataacgggactaagccgacaagaaaatgaatgaatgaatgaataatatcaaCTTTCTCATAGCAGCTTTACAGGTGTGTATATTGAAATTATGACATTCTATTAAttcaaacattttataaacattcTTCAGGCATCTCTAATACTGTTCTGTTCCCCATTTTAtctgttgtttttctgttttgatATAGGAACAATTTAGTGAGTTTGAGTAAAAGAAAGTAAACTTAGTATTACTATTTATTTCAGATACACTAAATGCAAATAGTTCCCCCCAttattatatcattcattcattcattacttttctttgtcagcttagtcccttaattaatcttgggtcgccacagcagaatgaaccgccaactaatccagcacatgttttacgcagcggatgccctttcagctgcaacccatcacttggaaacatccatacacacttatttacacacattcacaacggtcaatttagcttacccaattcacctgtaccgcatgtctatgcactgtgggggaaaccagagcaccaggaggaaatccacaccaacaaggggggagcatgcaaactccacacagaaacaccaactgatttAGCCAGGACtgaaaccagagaccttcttgctttgaggtgacaactctacctactgtgccaccgtttcacctatattatattagaattattgataattcataattttacaatcatactatatattaaattatcCTCTTAATAATTTGTTTACTCATTGTCATATAGTACTATTAAATGCAAGGCAACATAGAAAAGAATTGAggaaactgtaaaaaatagaaaacaatcaaatattacattatatagtTTTTAATGTAACAAAGTTTATATGCATACAATTATTCAGATAATATTCAGaatctgctatttatttattttttcagaacaGCAATATCACATTACCTGCTTGTTTGTAGATCCACTTCTTTTGTTTGGCCCCTTTTATGACACATTCTCTGGAGGATAAAtctgtaaaaacacacaaaaataacacatacagttgaagtctgaattattagcccccctgagtaATTGGCCTcctgcttatttttttttctttccaatttctgtttaatgtagagcagatttttttcaacacatttctaaacataatagttttaataagtcatttctaataactgatttattttattggtaacactttacaatgaggttcgttagttaatgcatttactaacatgaactaatcatgaacaacacatgtacagcatttaataatcataattaaatatttactaatgcattattaacattcaagtccatgtttgttaacattagttaatgcaccatgaactaacaatgaactactgtattttcattaactaatgtttattaacaagaataaatactgtagtaaatgtattgtttaatgtttgttcatgttagtaaatgcattaattaacattaactaatggaccttattgtaaagtgtgacccttttatctttgctatgatgacagtaaataatattttactacatatttttctagacacttctatacagcttaaagtgacatttaaaggcttaactaggttaattaggttaactaggcaggttaggataattaggcaagttatttttaacgatggtttgttctgttgaaaaaaatatatagctttaaggggctaataattttgtccctaaaatggttttaaaaattaaaaactgcttttattctagccgaaattaaacaaataagactttttccagataaAAAAacactatcagacatactgtgaaaatgtccttgctcttttaaacatcatttaaatatgttaaaaatactttaaaaagaaaaaaatgaaaagggggcaaataattcagaattcaactgtatttacaaaactaatgttttaattttaaatttctaTATATATTGTTGTCCCAACTAAAATGGGAAAAATGCTGTGTAAAAGTTCAAAATAAAGTCACCTGAATCACCGGAATCTGTAGTCATGCACTGGACTGCAGGACTTGATAGAGAGGAAGTAGGTGTAGTAGTGAGGGAAGTAGGCGGTGGAGCAGGAAGTGTTTTGTATGAAGAGGCAGGTGGAAGAGGGGTGATGTAAGAGGAGGTAGGAGGACTGAAGCTTGAGGAATTAGTTGGAGGAATAAGGTTGGAAGATAAAGGTGGAGGAGCAGA
The Danio rerio strain Tuebingen ecotype United States chromosome 4, GRCz12tu, whole genome shotgun sequence genome window above contains:
- the LOC110439499 gene encoding uncharacterized protein isoform X1, coding for MAFIKEESEDVKIEETFTVKQEDLQEQTDLIKDYEESKEEEHHVKIEDKTHLETDCVLKVRDKSCFTCTQCDKSLASKSKLKTHMRIHTGEKPFTCTQCGKSFSKSSSLYRHMKIHTGEKPFTCTHCGKSFNHSSFLNLHMRIHTGEKPLTCPQCGKSFSKSSSLYRHMKIHTGEKPFTCTQCGKSFNCSSSLNKHMRIHTGEKPFTCTQCGRSFSLSTSLNQQMRIHTGEKPFTCTQCGKSFSLSTSLNQHMRIHTGEKPFTCTQCGKSFSKSSSLNLHMRIHTGEKPFTCPQCGKSFSLSSNLNQHIMIHTGKKPFTCTQCGKSFSQSSYLKNHMKIHTSVKEYVCLECEKTFITAAELKRHQRIHTGEKPYKCSHCSKRFTHSGTLKKHQRIHTGDKL
- the LOC110439499 gene encoding uncharacterized protein isoform X2 gives rise to the protein MRIHTGEKPLTCPQCGKSFSKSSSLYRHMKIHTGEKPFTCTQCGKSFNCSSSLNKHMRIHTGEKPFTCTQCGRSFSLSTSLNQQMRIHTGEKPFTCTQCGKSFSLSTSLNQHMRIHTGEKPFTCTQCGKSFSKSSSLNLHMRIHTGEKPFTCPQCGKSFSLSSNLNQHIMIHTGKKPFTCTQCGKSFSQSSYLKNHMKIHTSVKEYVCLECEKTFITAAELKRHQRIHTGEKPYKCSHCSKRFTHSGTLKKHQRIHTGDKL